The following DNA comes from Corynebacterium atrinae.
CGGCGGCCCTTTTTCGTCGCTCCCCACGCGGTGCGACCACTGCTGCTGGTCATGGCGATTCCTTCCGGTCACGGCAGGCCCCGTGCGGTACCTGTCCCCTTCACGGTATGTAAAACACACTTTACTGTCAAGGACATTTGACACCACCGGTGTTACGCCCGCACCCGCGGCTGAGACCGGGGCGATCACCCGTCCCGGTGGCGCACCGCCCGGGTCGCCACCACCAGGCCCAGCTGCGTGCGTTCACGCACGAGCCCCGCCGCAGGAACGAACTGCCCCGCAGCCAACAACGTATCCACCTCGGCACCGAGGGGGGGTGTCCCCCGAGTTGAAGGCATAGGGTACCTGTCCTCCCACGGTGGAACACCGGCGGGTGAAGTACCTCAATAACGTGCTCGAAGGAGACCACGGGCGGTTGAAAAGGATCCTGGGCCCCAAAGGCGCTTTCAAGAACAGGACTTCTGCGTACCGGACATTGAAGGGGATGGAGGCGATGCACTCATTGAGGAAGGGGCAGGGGACGATGTTCGCCTACGGGCATCCAAATCCGGATGCGGTGATCGTCAACCGGGTCTTTGAGAGGGCCTGAGAACGCCAGCTGCAGCGAGCATCAGTGGATGAAAGACGGAGTCTTCGCAGCTCTCCTTCTGACTTTGCAACAGCACCCCGCGTCCTCACGGCTCGAGCGTGGTGGTCAGGCCCAGGAACTCCTCGGCGTAGGAGACCTGCTTTTTCAGCTTCTCGTACCGGGCACGGGCCTCATCCCGGATCGCGGCCAGCGTCGCCCGCGCATGCTCCCGCTGTACCTGCGCCCCCTCGTCGTCAGGATGGGTGCCCGTCGTGGCGATGATGTCGGCGGCGGTGAGGAAATCCCGCATCTGCTCCAGCGTGAACCCCAACGGCTTCATCCGCCTGACCAGCAGAATCCGACGCACATCATCCTCGCTGTAGAGCCGGAAACCCCCGGGAGTGCGTCCCGACGGAGTCACCAGACCCAGGTGGTCATAGTGACGCAACGTCGGCACCGACAACCCG
Coding sequences within:
- a CDS encoding MerR family transcriptional regulator, with translation MDTSGLKIGEVTERTGLSVPTLRHYDHLGLVTPSGRTPGGFRLYSEDDVRRILLVRRMKPLGFTLEQMRDFLTAADIIATTGTHPDDEGAQVQREHARATLAAIRDEARARYEKLKKQVSYAEEFLGLTTTLEP